In Bactrocera oleae isolate idBacOlea1 chromosome 5, idBacOlea1, whole genome shotgun sequence, a genomic segment contains:
- the LOC106621923 gene encoding uncharacterized protein encodes MFGFCVGICKYEAPPPDTILSMPPPPLPSFLLPNIATAAALVSTNDTNPCYAPSLCNPHPNPNEGEGIEFVELTGTDSKVLENTWVLGLISCSVGVIILGGLFAFIVLKCRKTLFSSCNLSYHDSNIKQSGMKSLGESSNKAKPFTAGGILYPVATTNNRDTLQSQLANDSRLLWATLTPHGTRHFISDYPVGNGNGTVVQDGHYEIVDYRSKVQNPTYREYTKRVPIKSFDNSGFIDYDYEDPTPLMDSYHDDLDSGYQEPQEVLHTLQRVSPRPVVSSPTRIDNPNMAPLNYYPSHRSNHHLNTNTLQSNHSAATLNRKATMTRRISDASIYGPAAGATQ; translated from the exons ATGTTTGGTTTCTGCGTTGGCATTTGCAAATATGAGGCACCCCCACCCGACACCATACTATCGATGCCACCACCACCCTTACCGTCATTTTTGTTGCCGAATATTGCCACTGCAGCAGCGCTTGTGTCAACTAACGACACCAATCCATGCTATGCGCCCTCACTGTGTAACCCCCATCCAAATCCCAACGAAGGCGAAGGCATTGAATTCGTCGAATTAACTGGCACCGATTCGAAGGTATTGGAAAACACTTGGGTTTTAGGCCTCATATCGTGTTCGGTCGGTGTAATTATTTTAGGTGGACTCTTTGCGTTCATAGTGTTGAAGTGCAGAAA AACGCTGTTCTCCAGCTGTAATCTATCTTATCACGATTCGAATATTAAACAGAGTGGCATGAAATCGTTGGGTGAATCTTCAAATAAAGCAAAGCCCTTTACGGCTGGTGGCATTCTGTACCCCGTTGCTACAACCAATAATCGTGACACTTTGCAATCGCAATTAGCTAATGACAGTCGCCTGCTTTGGGCCACATTAACTCCGCATGGCACAAGGCACTTCATTTCGGACTATCCAGTGGGTAACGGTAATGGAACTGTTGTGCAAGATGGTCACTATGAGATTGTAGACTATCGCTCTAAAGTGCAGAATCCCACATATCGTGAATATACAAAACGTGTGCCAATAAAG TCCTTCGACAACAGTGGCTTCATCGACTATGACTATGAAGATCCCACACCACTTATGGATTCCTATCATGACGATTTGGATTCTGGCTATCAGGAGCCACAAGAAGTGCTACACACTCTACAACGTGTCTCACCACGTCCTGTAGTGTCATCACCAACACGTATTGACAATCCGAATATGGCACCGCTCAACTACTATCCATCACACCGTTCCAATCATCACTTAAATACCAATACACTACAATCGAATCACTCAGCAGCCACTTTAAATCGCAAAGCAACAATGACACGTCGCATAAGTGATGCTTCAATCTATGGACCAGCTGCCGGCGCCACACAGTGA
- the sl gene encoding 1-phosphatidylinositol 4,5-bisphosphate phosphodiesterase gamma-1, producing the protein MLNCFSAMIVPTLGEMEQTICMLERGTIITKLYSKHRPEQRRLMLVRETRQLLWSSVMADTRTDYEGSLELREIREIRVGKCSKEFRNCAEDSKRFEPAKCFVVLHGSSFKLKTFSVVALSEQEADNWVRGLRYMMQDTVNAPYPLQVERWLRREYYAIENSSVQSSKDGGQVTVKDFKCFLASISCKMTTSKLMECFSEDDVRRKNDLRFDDFSRLYRKLLLPNNFLEEMFYCTPGTFPYSKDGETVTLREFQNFLVQEQHEIMGRDDASVSNFIRDFLQDVERDVQEPYFTISEFLDYLFSKQNDLWDRNCDRIYMDMKQPISAYWIASSHNTYLTGDQFSSESSCEAYARALRMGCRCIELDCWNGADNLPYIFHGHTMTSKIKFKDVIKTIKEHAFVTSEYPVILSIEQNCSLEQQRNMAQALTEVFGDMLLTQRCDRAELQLPSPHQLRRKIILKHKKLPEYEDGCAGGPGIVGGGSGVLTTSGSRSSISGANGDENENMRNFLKEGMLYFKDPVDKAWNLYHFVLTQQQLIYSSHMDENNAGGADDDDNAVTQNTSSALIPKSKDNFANEELHFGENWFHGKLEGGRQEADQLLEAYKHLGDGTFLVRESATFVGDYSLSFWRRNRPNHCRIKLKHENGATKYYLVDNFVFDSLYSLIVYYRKNMLRSSEFSITLKEPVPQPKKHETQEWFHPNTTKEQAEQVLIKLDVGSFLVRPSVQSTNAFVISFTINRKIKHCRIMQEGRLYVVDTIQFESLVSLVNYYMRNPLYRNVKLMYPVSQELLRQKLLACQTSLEHHNNGGDFNDASSYMDPSLDDRVTCKALYSYKANKPDELSFPKHAIITNVQRNTSMWWRGDYGGMVQRHFPANYVKVIDSAGDDYNSFSDENNCENISRTDSIDIHGAIVHLSESNEPGILFQLQIQTPTMQNSFIIGFDNQELAYEWIKAIQEGAQIANQLATERRKKERSARVAKEMSDLIIYFRSVPFREHSWVFYEMSSFPETKAEKQFLQQNTMLFLQYHRNQISRVYPKGQRLDSSNFNPVPFWNVGSQMIALNYQTGDKAMQLNQAKFRDNGNCGYLLKPKFMQSDSFEPNNMLAISSLEERFVTIRIIAGRHLFRGGKSNNPLVTVEICGASFDTGVKHRTKVSENGFNPFWNESCNFTVRNPHFALLRFEVQDEDMFAETHFIAQACYPLNCIRTGYRSITLRNKFSEELELASLLVHVDINHASTSAANEHTVVVDF; encoded by the exons ATGTTGAATTGCTTCAGCGCAATGATTGTGCCCACATTGGGTGAAATGGAACAAACCATTTGTATGCTTGAACGTGGTACAATTATCACTAAATTGTATTCCAAGCATCGTCCGGAACAACGGCGTCTGATGTTAGTGCGCGAAACGAGGCAGCTACTATGGTCGTCGGTTATGGCAGATACGCGTACTGACTACGAGGGCTCACTTGAACTACGTGAAATTCGTGAGATACGTGTCGGTAAATGTTCAAAAGAATTCCGTAATTGTGCTGAAGATTCAAAACGCTTTGAGCCGGCAAAATGCTTTGTTGTTTTACATGGCAGTTCATTCAAACTGAAGACTTTCTCAGTTGTGGCACTTTCCGAACAAGAGGCAGACAATTGGGTACGCGGTCTTCGATATATGATGCAGGACACCGTAAATGCACCATATCCTCTACAAGTCGAACGTTGGCTACGACGCGAATATTATGCCATTGAAAATTCAAGCGTACAGTCATCCAAAGATGGTGGTCAGGTGACAGTGAAagattttaaatgttttcttgCAAGTATTAGCTGCAAAATGACCACCAGTAAACTCATGGAATGCTTCTCTGAAGATGATGTAAGACGTAAAAATGATTTACGTTTTGATGATTTCTCacgtttatatagaaaattactGCTGCCGAATAATTTTCTTGAAGAAATGTTTTACTGTACACCAGGCACGTTTCCTTATTCAAAAGATGGTGAAACAGTTACATTACGTGAGTTCCAAAATTTCCTAGTGCAAGAGCAACATGAAATCATGGGACGAGATGATGCGTCAGTTTCAAACTTTATACGGGACTTTTTGCAAGATGTTGAGCGTGATGTGCAAGAACCTTACTTTACAATTAGTGAATTTCTTGATTATCTCTTTTCGAAACAAAACGATCTCTGGGACCGCAATTGTGATCGCATTTACATGGACATGAAGCAACCGATTTCTGCATACTGGATTGCATCCTCACACAACACCTATCTCACTGGCGATCAGTTTTCCAGTGAGTCTTCATGTGAAGCGTACGCCCGCGCATTACGTATGGGCTGTCGTTGTATTGAACTGGACTGCTGGAATGGTGCAGACAATTTGCCATATATTTTCCATGGACACACCATgacatcaaaaattaaatttaaagatgTAATAAAAACGATAAAGGAGCATGCATTTGTAACTTCCGAATATCCAGTGATTTTATCCATCGAGCAAAACTGTTCTTtggagcagcagcgtaatatgGCGCAAGCGCTTACTGAA gtTTTTGGTGACATGCTGTTGACTCAACGTTGTGACCGCGCTGAATTGCAACTGCCTTCACCGCACCAACTGCGTCGCAAAATCATACTTAAGCACAAAAAACTGCCAGAATATGAGGATGGCTGCGCCGGTGGTCCGGGCATAGTAGGTGGCGGGTCTGGCGTGTTAACGACCAGTGGTAGCAGATCATCAATTAGTGGCGCTAACGgcgatgaaaatgaaaatatgcgaaattttCTCAAAGAGGGAATGTTATACTTTAAAGATCCCGTTGACAAAGCCTGGAATCTATATCATTTCGTATTAACACAACAGCAATTAATCTACTCGTCGCACATGGACGAAAACAACGCTGGCGGCGCCGATGACGATGACAATGCGGTGACACAAAATACATCTTCGGCGTTAATACCCAAATCAAAAGATAATTTTGCGAATGAAGAATTGCACTTTGGTGAAAACTGGTTCCATGGAAAATTAGAAG gTGGCCGCCAGGAAGCCGATCAACTACTAGAGGCTTACAAGCACTTGGGCGATGGCACATTTTTAGTGCGTGAATCGGCCACATTCGTTGGTGATTACAGTTTGTCCTTCTGGCGTCGTAATCGTCCAAATCATTGTCGCATTAAGTTGAAACATGAAAATGGCGCAACCAAGTATTATTTAGTCGATAATTTCGTTTTCGATTCACTCTACTCACTCATTGTGTACTATCGCAAAAATATGCTGCGCAGTTCCGAATTCTCAATCACCTTGAAAGAGCCTGTGCCGCAACCGAAAAAGCACGAAACACAAGAATGGTTTCACCCAAACACAACCAAAGAGCAGGCAGAGCAAGTGCTTATCAAACTGGACGTGGGCTCATTTCTGGTACGCCCATCAGTACAAAGCACCAATGCATTTGTCATATCATTTACAATAAATCGCAAAATTAAGCATTGTCGCATAATGCAAGAGGGTCGTCTCTATGTCGTAGATACCATTCAATTCGAATCGCTTGTATCGCTAGTCAATTATTACATGCGAAATCCGTTATATCGTAATGTTAAGCTAATGTATCCGGTGTCACAAGAATTATTACGTCAGAAATTGCTCGCTTGTCAAACATCGCTGGAGCATCATAATAATGGTGGCGATTTCAATGATGCCTCGAGCTATATGGATCCCAGTCTGGATGATCGCGTTACATGCAAAGCGCTCTACAGTTACAAAGCTAATAAACCGGATGAACTTTCTTTTCCAAAACATGCTATCATTACGAATGTGCAGAGAAATACGTCAATGTGGTGGCGCGGTGATTATGGTGGCATGGTGCAACGTCACTTTCCGGCAAACTATGTGAAA GTAATTGACTCTGCTGGCGATGACTACAACTCATTTAGCGACGAAAATAACTGTGAAAATATCTCACGCACTGATTCGATTGACATACATGGCGCTATTGTACACCTGTCCGAGTCTAACGAGCCAGGTATATTATTCCAATTGCAAATTCAGACACCCACAATGCAAAATTCCTTTATCATTGGTTTTGATAACCAAGAATTGGCTTACGAATGGATCAAAGCCATACAAGAGGGTGCGCAAATCGCCAATCAATTGGCTACCGAACGTCGCAAGAAAGAACGTTCCGCACGTGTGGCCAAAGAAATGTCcgatttaattatttacttccGCAGTGTGCCATTCCGCGAACATTCATGGGTATTCTACGAGATGTCCAGCTTCCCCGAAACCAAAGCAGAAAAGCAATTTTTACAACAGAACACTATGCTCTTCCTACAATATCATCGCAATCAAATCAGTCGCGTCTATCCGAAAGGTCAACGTTTGGATTCATCTAATTTTAATCCGGTACCCTTTTGGAATGTCGGTTCGCAAATGATTGCACTCAACTATCAGACTGGCGACAAAGCCATGCAGCTGAATCAAGCTAAATTCCGTGATAACGGTAATTGTGGTTATCTGCTGAAACCGAAATTTATGCAAAGCGACAGTTTCGAACCGAATAATATGCTGGCGATTAGTTCACTTGAAGAGCGCTTTGTAACAATACGTATTATAGCGGGGCGTCATCTGTTTCGCGGCGGCAAATCCAATAATCCGCTAGTCACTGTTGAAATATGCGGCGCCAGTTTTGACACGGGCGTTAAACATCGCACCAAGGTCAGCGAGAACGGTTTTAATCCCTTTTGGAATGAAAGCTGTAATTTCACCGTGCGTAATCCGCATTTTGCGCTGCTGCGCTTCGAGGTGCAGGACGAAGATATGTTTGCCGAGACACATTTTATAGCACAAGCATGCTACCCGCTGAATTGCATACGCACGGGCTATCGTAGCATCACGCTGCGCAATAAATTCAGCGAGGAGCTGGAGTTGGCCTCCTTGCTGGTGCATGTGGACATTAACCATGCCAGCACCAGCGCAGCTAACGAGCACACAGTGGTTGTGGACTTCTGA
- the SWIP gene encoding WASH complex subunit 4 → MDQAAIISSAEEQLKNFGTFLDLHDKKLQQLSQKTTQVPSARAPPTLKILTKPLVEVNYSANQEQLILLRLLESDRLLNKTLLTFAHLCAEVDTLTRKAQHMQIKFIYIDENLCTLFADEDGNGGPDAARQTNEILLQMSESMQFVCDIQFLLQRCIVLGNNLLHQCGAYGALEDNKNLEFRFVDVFDYLADLLLQILIFNEILAGSNFCRFWQTYKKTVEALAQNGHHMEFCTASELIGLRNCLEEFDFLFSGTIFQSFLDSTFALKDKVGPKGIGQLTNQCNEYMKQCLLTINKCDVNEFSDHKLLVRLNAFCVVFHDFCGQVETKHVKQLLELNQKHQGIILIGNVAWQPTPFLRRHAASLVKPHERLLGDGKRFQQHYLHTRVQTLPRDCRHYCSQVLLLTLNVRKALSIGPFDLTVQQFKELSALLLLGLRFASQISCLIKGLVNAHVTLQSPMTKITLQSICKLIELLKNIQQLFQEHMDVIAKVIQCVLQYLQYKVLHLLNLCKKRITAAKMHNRNVDALAALRIAEKCMTGPPTKTRTLLTKLAVNATNLNNRTLPQDQCERFQLLMSRITILADFQSNMHELCDTTFIYWHQSVLSAYLKQVVERKLDFNSFQYILHAFNDCGNAFELLDLKDLKLSKCLERVTYDNLRSEIVSKLCAQIETFLRLEVHSNLQLEKMSPFEHGIDDYRDLINACPIKLNGNYVILKDHVENYLSAMFYNLTTISLHDWKTYEEMRHLANTRLMLKPVEDYLPNQTLEQGIDILEIMRKIHIFVSKYVYNMNTQIFVEQRSANKHLDSIGIRHVANSLRTHGTGVINTTVNFTYQFLRQKFYTFSQFLYDEQIKSRLMKELRAYAERKQAKSYPVYAYERADAFNKDIRKLGLSNDGQTYMDLFRKVITHVGNAMGYIRLVRSGSIHANYSASLYLPKFDENLQFAAACHEQKLDDVSVKAAENFEVNINNLVKSFSDSTDYFKLLVEAFQPFFRNPHNLHLKNFFLIVPALSLNYVEHMLSVKEKINKKDRQEAVLFDDGFAVGLAYILKLLNQMDDFYALHWFATVRERFNAERLKIQEMLQDIKKSTNTRTGTKANSKAALAMQNNETEKLQQTLALTERRINAHQMEYNLLYCNLCSAKIFFQ, encoded by the exons ATGGATCAAGCGGCAATAA TATCATCAGCTGAGGAGCAGTTGAAAAATTTTGGTACATTCCTTGACTTGCATGATAAGAAATTGCAGCAACTATCGCAAAAAACTACACAAGTGCCATCAGCTCGAGCACCACCCACTCTTAAGATTTTGACCAAACCTCTTGTGGAAGTAAACTATTCGGCTAATCAGGAACAGCTTATATTGCTACGATTACTCGAATCTGATCGTTTGCTAAACAAAACGCTGCTTACATTCGCTCATCTTTGCGCTGAGGTGGATACCTTAACACGCAAAGCACAACATATgcaaatcaaatttatatatattgatgaaaatTTATGTACACTCTTTGCCGATGAAGATGGCAATGGTGGTCCAGATGCCGCAAGGCAAACCAATGAAATTTTACTGCAAATGAGTGAATCTATGCAATTCGTTTGTGATATACAATTCTTATTACAGCGTTGCATTGTGTTGGGCAACAATTTGCTCCACCAATGTGGAGCCTACGGTGCACTGGAAGATAACAAAAATTTGGAGTTTCGCTTTGTG gATGTATTCGATTACCTTGCAGATTTGCTTTTGCAAATTcttatatttaatgaaattttggcTGGCTCCAATTTTTGCCGTTTCTGGCAGACTTACAAGAAAACCGTAGAGGCATTAGCGCAAAATGGACATCACATGGAGTTCTGCACAGCTAGCGAACTGATTGGTTTAAGAAATTGCTTAGAGgaattcgattttcttttctCAGGCACTATCTTCCAA AGTTTCCTCGATAGCACTTTTGCACTAAAGGATAAGGTCGGTCCGAAGGGTATTGGCCAACTTACAAACCAATGCAATGAGTATATGAAACAGTGTTTGTTGACTATAAACAAATGCGATGTGAATGAGTTCAGCGATCACAAACTACTTGTGCGTCTGAATGCATTCTGTGTAGTTTTTCATGATTTCTGCGGACAAGTCGAGACCAAACATGTAAAACAACTTCTAGAGCTCAATCAAAAGCATCAAGGTATTATACTAATTGGTAATGTAGCTTGGCAGCCAACACCCTTCCTGCGACGCCATGCCGCTTCTCTGGTAAAACCACATGAACGCCTTTTGGGagatggaaaacgttttcaacaACATTATTTACATACACGCGTGCAAACTCTGCCTCGTGATTGCCGGCATTATTGTTCGCAAGTGCTGCTTTTGACGCTAAATGTACGCAAAGCATTAAGCATAGGTCCATTCGACCTCACCGTACAACAGTTCAAAGAACTTTCAGCTTTACTATTACTTGGCCTGCGTTTTGCATCGCAAATAAGTTGTTTGATCAAAGGTTTAGTAAATGCACACGTGACTTTACAATCACCAATGACCAAAATAACACTGCAAAGCATCTGTAAACTAATTGAATTGCTGAAGAATATACAACAACTATTCCAGGAGCACATGGATGTCATTGCAAAGGTGATACAATGTGTTTTGCAATACTTACAGTATAAAGTATTGCATCTGCTGAACCTGTGCAAG AAACGCATTACGGCTGCCAAAATGCATAATCGTAACGTTGACGCTTTAGCCGCATTGCGCATCGCTGAGAAGTGCATGACGGGTCCACCAACGAAAACCCGTACTCTACTCACAAAACTAGCGGTGAATGCAACGAATCTCAACAATCGTACATTGCCGCAAGATCAGTGCGAGCGTTTTCAATTGCTTATGTCTCGTATAACAATTCTAGCCGATTTCCAGTCGAACATGCATGAGCTCTGTGATACGACATTCATCTATTGGCATCAGTCAGTGCTTTCAGCGTACTTGAAGCAAGTCGTTGAACGAAAGTTGGACTTTAATTCTTTTCAG TATATTCTACATGCTTTCAACGATTGTGGTAATGCTTTTGAGCTATTGGACTTGAAGGACCTTAAATTATCTAAATGTTTGGAACGCGTGACTTACGATAATTTACGCAGCGAAATTGTAAGCAAGTTGTGTGCACAAATCGAAACGTTTTTGCGTCTGGAAGTGCACTCCAATTTACAGTTGGAGAAAATGAGTCCATTTGAGCATGGCATTGATGACTACCGCGATTTGATTAACGCCTGCCCCATTAAATTGAATGGAAATTATGTGATTCTAAAAG ATCACGTCGAGAATTATTTAAGCGCCATGTTTTATAATCTTACCACCATATCATTGCATGACTGGAAGACCTACGAGGAGATGCGTCATCTGGCTAACACGCGTTTAATGTTAAAACCAGTAGAGGATTATTTGCCTAATCAAACATTAGAACAG GGCAtcgatattttagaaataatgcGTAAAATCCATATATTCGTCTCGAAGTACGTTTATAACATGAATACACAAATATTCGTTGAACAAAGGAGCGCCAATAAGCATTTAGATTCGATTGGCATACGGCATGTAGCCAATTCGTTACGCACACACGGCACCGGTGTCATAAATACTACCGTCAATTTTACATATCAATTTTTGcgacaaaaattttatactttctCACAATTTCTCTACGATGAACAAATCAAATCACGGCTTATGAAAGAGCTACGCGCATATGCCGAACGCAAACAGGCAAAAAGTTATCCTGTATACGCGTACGAGCGTGCCGACGCTTTCAATAAAGATATACGCAAGCTGGGCCTCTCCAACGATGGACAAACTTATATGGATCTCTTCCGAAAGGTCATAACGCATGTGG GCAACGCTATGGGTTATATACGCTTAGTACGCTCCGGTAGCATACATGCCAATTATAGCGCCAGCCTATATTTGCCTAAATTCGATGAGAATTTGCAATTTGCCGCTGCTTGTCATGAGCAGAAATTGGACGATGTCTCCGTGAAAGCGGCGGAGAATTTCGAAGTGAATATTAATAATTTGGTAAAAAGCTTCTCAGATAGTACGGATTATTTTAAA TTACTTGTTGAAGCATTCCAACCGTTCTTTCGTAATCCACATAATCTGCATTTGAAAAACTTCTTTCTCATTGTGCCGGCTCTCTCGCTCAATTATGTCGAGCATATGTTGAGCGTCAAAGAGAAGATCAATAAGAAGGATCGTCAGGAGGCGGTGCTCTTCGATGATGGTTTCGCGGTCGGCTTAGcatacatattaaaattattaaatcaaatGGATGATTTCTATGCTTTACATTGGTTCGCAACGGTGCGTGAACGCTTCAATGCGGAGCGCCTTAAGATACAGGAAATGTTGCAGGACATAAAGAAGTCGACGAACACACGCACTGGCACAAAAGCCAATTCTAAAGCTGCGTTGGCAATGCAAAATAACGAAACAGAAAAGCTGCAACAAACGCTGGCATTAACCGAACGCCGCATAAACGCACACCAAATGGAATACAATTTGCTTTATTGCAATTTGTGCAgcgcgaaaatatttttccaataa